The Pangasianodon hypophthalmus isolate fPanHyp1 chromosome 5, fPanHyp1.pri, whole genome shotgun sequence genome includes a window with the following:
- the si:ch211-269e2.1 gene encoding cohesin subunit SA-2, whose product MIAEPTLLSRTVQKENTSVDVSSCTSVNHASGVRNENRKKNVRGKRKARDGSENAKQKLSKTSHGTLGRAENEQLKHGDMEAFTLFEVVTMGRSAMQAVVDDWIEAYGMDREPALLDLISFFIQCSGCKGVVTAEMFQSKEDSDVMSKMVEDLDESSGLQYKRFLAFPWILTVTWPMDIENGEYPLVMSGLYWKKFRSHFCEFVSVLISQCQYSVIFDNYLLNTLISLLTELSASHMRAFRHTCTLAAVKLLSALVNVALNLSISVENNQKLCEVELAKMSSKRASPRLDKIQKKITELKDRKLEIEDMMDAIFKGVFLKRYRDVIPEIRAICIEELTMWMKLYSAVFLNDTCLKYVGWMMHDKQPDVRLKCVLGLQGLYQDVNLSSKMDLFTSRFKERMISMTLDKDHEVAVQAVRLLMAVAQSCDDVLSQADYKHIFQFVYSTHRPIATMAGEFLFTKLLSKPAVTVMRAGASEEDRHRELTLARLRALIQFHTENQLHQHVLYLVDSLWDSGGSLLKDWAFFTSLLTAQPSSLEQALSSTEEALVIEILSASVRQAAEGPPLAGRSTGKKVISTKEKRLQTDDCAKLTEHFLKVLPDLLSKYSEDAEKLTSFLKIPQYFQMDACGDEYTESVQALLTGLEAAVDSHTEAALLEAAVRSYHNLCANDSHWQHLAASAIGQLNQRWTHTLESCLGEAVIDGTFIGDGDKKEEILSTLKKLTAFNNAQDLTKWGTYELVSKLLVVELEHGGVPVEMITEALRCVCCCILWNLNNFGEGVTSRESALRQRSQLRAFCEKCHRYLSHMEQVVREQAFMCLSDVLVAHSYQLQMWDSSAGAPLLYTPEPRLQKALLSFILEHVFTSPEPHGHSSTGSETKGGVTWLEDLHKRRNLLAAYCKLIVHSVLEMSMAAEIFKHYMRYYNDFGDIIKETLNRTRQMDKIESARTLVLCLQQLYLRLKQEQDTGSVCSSEVQTYSSIKELARRFSLTFGWDQIKSRESLAMIHRDGIEFVFQGFVQQSEKHSPPYLSYLTILSEFSSKLLKPDKKTIYSYLQRYTGEQSISNREECWMPLIYYRASLQGTAEGEDAVSFISSDTNKQLSLSNRSRSPSTKPAASEGELRISQACTENKGSKQLKSQELRVAEQFAVLREQPESRGTVDIQPGVTAEEVDVDTIEIDI is encoded by the exons ATGATAGCAGAACCAACCTTACTCTCGAGAACAGTGCAAAA agagAACACTAGTGTTGATGTCTCTTCCTGCACATCTGTGAATCATGCCTCTGGTGtgagaaatgaaaacagaaagaagaatgTG AGAGGGAAGAGGAAAGCCCGAGATGGCTCAGAGAATGCTAAGCAGAAGCTCTCAAAGACCAGCCATGGTACCCTGGGCAGAGCAGAGAATGAGCAGCTCAAACATGGAGACATGGAAGCCTTCACCTTGTTCGAGGTGGTCACTATGGGCAGGAGCGCCATGCAG GCCGTGGTTGATGACTGGATTGAGGCTTATGGTATGGACAGAGAACCAGCCCTGCTTGACCTCATCAGCTTCTTCATTCAGTGTTCAGGATGCAAAG GGGTAGTAACTGCTGAGATGTTTCAGAGCAAGGAAGATTCAGATGTCATGAGCAAAATGGTGGAGGACCTGGATGAG AGCTCAGGTTTGCAGTATAAAAGGTTTCTGGCGTTTCCATGGATACTGACTGTAACATGGCCCATGGACATT GAGAATGGCGAGTATCCTCTTGTTATGTCTGGTCTGTACTGGAAAAAGTTCCGCTCTCACTTTTGTGAGTTTGTCTCAGTGCTGATATCACAGTGTCAATATAGCGTGATCTTTGACAACTACCTCCTGAATACACTCATCTCTCTGCTGACTGAGCTCTCAGCATCACATATGCGTGCCTTCAGACACACGTGCACACTGGCAG CAGTAAAGTTGCTCAGCGCTCTAGTGAATGTGGCACTCAACCTCAGCATTAGTGTGGAGAACAACCAGAAACTCTGTGAGGTTGAGCTGGCCAAGATGTCCAGCAAGCGAGCCTCACCACGCCTGGACAAGATCCAGAAGAAGATTACTGAG TTGAAGGATAGAAAGCTTGAAATAGAAGATATGATGGATGCTATTTTTAAAGGAGTTTTTCTTAAAAGATACAG AGATGTGATACCTGAGATCAGGGCTATCTGTATAGAGGAACTGACTATGTGGATGAAGCTTTACAGTGCAGTGTTTCTTAATGATACCTGTCTGAAATATGTAGGATGGATGATGCATGACAAG CAACCTGATGTGCGCTTGAAGTGTGTGTTGGGTCTGCAGGGACTTTATCAGGATGTTAATCTTAGCTCCAAAATGGACCTTTTCACCAGTCGATTTAAG GAGAGAATGATCTCCATGACCTTGGATAAGGACCACGAGGTAGCAGTGCAGGCAGTGAGGCTGCTGATGGCCGTTGCCCA GTCATGTGATGATGTGCTGAGCCAGGCTGACTACAAGCACATATTTCAGTTTGTATACTCTACTCATCGACCAATTGCAACCATGGCAGGGGAATTTCTCTTCACCAA GTTACTCAGTAAACCGGCAGTGACAGTGATGAGGGCAGGAGCATCAGAGgaggacagacacagagagctCACCCTGGCCCGGCTCCGAGCCCTTATTCAGTTTCACACTGAGAACCAG TTGCACCAGCACGTGCTGTATCTGGTGGACAGTCTGTGGGATAGTGGTGGGTCTCTGCTGAAGGACTGGGCCTTTTTCACCTCTCTGCTCACAGCTCAACCTTCCTCATTGGAGCAAG CTTTGAGCAGCACTGAGGAAGCTCTGGTGATTGAGATTCTTTCGGCGTCAGTGAGGCAGGCTGCTGAGGGACCTCCACTAGCAGGGAGAAGCACTGGGAAGAAA GTGATCAGTACAAAAGAGAAGAGGTTACAGACAGATGACTGTGCAAAACTTACAGAACACTTCTTAAAGGTGCTACCTGATCTGTTATCCAAG TACTCAGAAGATGCTGAAAAACTTACATCTTTCCTCAAAATACCTCAGTACTTTCAAATGGACGCTTGTGGCGATGAATACACAGAG TCTGTGCAGGCACTACTCACTGGTTTGGAGGCTGCAGTGGattcacacacagaggcagcacTACTAGAAGCAGCTGTTCGCTCATACCATAACCTCTGTGCAAATGATTCACACTGGCAGCACCTGGCAGCTTCTGCCATAGGCCAACTCAACCAGcgctggacacacacactggagtCATGCTTAGGAGAGGCAGTCATT gaTGGAACTTTCATTGGAGATGGagacaaaaaggaagaaattcTGTCCACTTTGAAAAAATTAACTGCTTTCAACAA TGCTCAGGACCTGACTAAATGGGGCACATATGAGCTGGTCTCAAAGCTCCTTGTAGTTGAGTTAGAGCACGGAGGTGTGCCAGTAGAG ATGATCACTGAGGCTCTGCGTTGTGTCTGCTGCTGCATCCTGTGGAACCTGAACAACTTTGGAGAAGGAGTGACCTCCAGG gagtCAGCTCTCCGTCAGAGAAGTCAGCTACGAGCTTTTTGTGAAAAATGCCACCGATATCTTTCACACATGGAGCAGGTGGTGAGAGAGCAG GCATTTATGTGTTTGAGTGATGTCCTCGTAGCCCACAGTTACCAGCTACAGATGTGGGATTCATCAGCAGGTGCTCCTCTGCTCTACACTCCTGAACCCAGACTGCAGAAAGCGCTGCTTAGCTTCATCCTAGAGCATGTCTTCACCAGCCCAGAGCCACACGGCCACAGCAGCACTG gCAGTGAGACTAAGGGTGGGGTGACCTGGCTGGAGGACTTGCACAAGCGGAGGAATCTGTTGGCTGCCTACTGTAAACTGATAGTGCACAGTGTGCTTGAGATGAGTATGGCTGCTGAGATCTTCAAGCACTACATGAGG TACTACAATGACTTTGGCGATATTATCAAAGAAACTCTGAACCGCACCCGACAAATGGACAAGATTGAAAGCGCACGCACCCTGGTTCTGTGCCTTCAGCAG CTGTACCTGCGGTTGAAGCAGGAGCAGGACACAGGGAGCGTGTGCAGTTCAGAAGTGCAGACCTACAGCAGCATCAAAGAGCTGGCCAGACGCTTCTCGCTCACCTTCGGCTGGGATCAGATCAAATCCCGCGAGTCTCTGGCCATGATCCACAG GGATGGCATTGAGTTTGTTTTCCAGGGTTTTGTTCAGCAGTCAGAGAAGCACTCGCCGCCGTACCTCTCTTACCTCACCATCCTCAGCGAGTTCTCCAGTAAGCTGCTCAAACCTGACAAGAAGACCAT ATATAGCTATCTGCAACGGTACACTGGTGAGCAGAGCATCAGTAACAGGGAGGAGTGCTGGATGCCTCTCATCTATTACAGAGCGTCTCTCCAGGGCACAGCTGAGGGAGAAGACGCCGTGTCCTTCATCAGCTCTGACACTAATAAACAGCTCTCACTCAGTAATCGTTCCAGATCGCCCTCCACCAAACCGGCTGCATCTGAAG GAGAGCTGCGAATCTCACAAGCGTGTACAGAAAATAAAGGGAGCAAACAGCTGAAAAG CCAGGAGCTGAGAGTTGCAGAACAGTTCGCTGTACTCAGAGAGCAGCCTGAAAGCAGGGGAACAGTTGATATCCAGCCAGGGGTCACTGCTGAGGAAGTGGACGTGGACACAATAGAAATAGACATTTGA
- the si:ch211-218d20.15 gene encoding uncharacterized protein si:ch211-218d20.15 isoform X2, protein MTAVSLSAPLCQPCAYDSRFKVEVYLNKPLRPIHLSPEQVALDMLCLCSQLDLLVRAQVLQQSKLDMSPEELEAFQNQGAEIIDQMKQCLEHLPKPAPLLEDYLDIAGLSLMFPRVEVFIIHGSPVDMLERPALDGYFPHLGKLNQLLGLSQQLDNDVKHLGRHKYIAHQLAVLYQALNSFKDVFPLSDIKKDIEANFKQIKMSLVAEEGSKQEPQLPAQYIRWVSQVTQSIMSAISSLPEELTEELSPVMAFVSELS, encoded by the exons ATGACAGCTGTCAGTTTATCAGCGCCACTTTGTCAACCATGCGCTTATGATAGCAGAttcaaag TGGAGGTTTATCTCAACAAGCCGCTGAGGCCCATCCACCTGAGCCCAGAGCAGGTAGCACTAGACATGCTGTGTCTTTGCAGCCAGCTGGACCTCCTTGTCAGAGCTCAGGTCCTTCAG CAGTCCAAACTGGACATGAGTCCCGAGGAATTGGAAGCATTCCAGAATCAAG GTGCTGAGATTATCGATCAGATGAAGCAGTGCCTTGAACACTTGCCCAAACCTGCGCCGTTGCTGGAG GACTACCTAGACATTGCTGGATTGTCTCTCATGTTCCCTCGAGTAGAAGTCTTCATTATCCATGGAAGTCCTGTGGATATGCTGGAGAGACCAGCATTGGATG GCTATTTCCCTCACCTTGGGAAGCTGAACCAACTGCTGGGGCTCAGTCAGCAGCTAGATAACGATGTGAAGCACCTCGGAAGACACAAATATATCGCCCATCAACTTGCTGTTCTATAC CAAGCACTTAACTCCTTCAAAGATGTATTTCCACTGTCGGATATAAAGAAAGACATTGAAGCCAATTTTAAGCAGATAAAGATGTCTTTAGTAGCAGAGGAAGGATCCAAGCAAGAACCACAGTTACCAGCCCAGTACATCAGATG GGTATCACAAGTCACACAGAGCATAATGTCAGCCATCTCTTCGCTTCCAGAAGAGCTCACTGAAGAACTCAGTCCAGTCATGGCATTTGTCTCTGAGTTGTCctga
- the si:ch211-218d20.15 gene encoding uncharacterized protein si:ch211-218d20.15 isoform X1 translates to MTAVSLSAPLCQPCAYDSRFKVEVYLNKPLRPIHLSPEQVALDMLCLCSQLDLLVRAQVLQQQSKLDMSPEELEAFQNQGAEIIDQMKQCLEHLPKPAPLLEDYLDIAGLSLMFPRVEVFIIHGSPVDMLERPALDGYFPHLGKLNQLLGLSQQLDNDVKHLGRHKYIAHQLAVLYQALNSFKDVFPLSDIKKDIEANFKQIKMSLVAEEGSKQEPQLPAQYIRWVSQVTQSIMSAISSLPEELTEELSPVMAFVSELS, encoded by the exons ATGACAGCTGTCAGTTTATCAGCGCCACTTTGTCAACCATGCGCTTATGATAGCAGAttcaaag TGGAGGTTTATCTCAACAAGCCGCTGAGGCCCATCCACCTGAGCCCAGAGCAGGTAGCACTAGACATGCTGTGTCTTTGCAGCCAGCTGGACCTCCTTGTCAGAGCTCAGGTCCTTCAG CAGCAGTCCAAACTGGACATGAGTCCCGAGGAATTGGAAGCATTCCAGAATCAAG GTGCTGAGATTATCGATCAGATGAAGCAGTGCCTTGAACACTTGCCCAAACCTGCGCCGTTGCTGGAG GACTACCTAGACATTGCTGGATTGTCTCTCATGTTCCCTCGAGTAGAAGTCTTCATTATCCATGGAAGTCCTGTGGATATGCTGGAGAGACCAGCATTGGATG GCTATTTCCCTCACCTTGGGAAGCTGAACCAACTGCTGGGGCTCAGTCAGCAGCTAGATAACGATGTGAAGCACCTCGGAAGACACAAATATATCGCCCATCAACTTGCTGTTCTATAC CAAGCACTTAACTCCTTCAAAGATGTATTTCCACTGTCGGATATAAAGAAAGACATTGAAGCCAATTTTAAGCAGATAAAGATGTCTTTAGTAGCAGAGGAAGGATCCAAGCAAGAACCACAGTTACCAGCCCAGTACATCAGATG GGTATCACAAGTCACACAGAGCATAATGTCAGCCATCTCTTCGCTTCCAGAAGAGCTCACTGAAGAACTCAGTCCAGTCATGGCATTTGTCTCTGAGTTGTCctga